The sequence AGAAGTGGATCTTGCCCAGCCGCTCGTCCAGCATCCGCCCGAACATTTTGGGCCACCAGTAATAGGCGCCCGCCGTGAGCGCGAAGATGCTGCCGCCGAACATCACGTAGTGGAAGTGCGCCACGACGAAGTAGGTGTCGGTCTGCTGCAGGTCGTGCGGCGCCACCGCGTGCATCACGCCGGAGAGCCCGCCCATGATGAACATCGCGATGAAGGCGAGCGCGAAGTACATCGGCGTCTTGTACTGGATCGAGCCGCCCCAGATCGTCCCGATCCAGTTGAAGATCTTCACCCCCGTCGGGATCGCGATGAGCATCGTGGCCAGCGCGAAGAACGTGTCCGCGATCGGCCCCATGCCGGTCGAGAACATGTGGTGGCTCCACACGCCGAAACCGATGAACGCGATGAACACCCCGGAGAACACCATCGCCGCGTAGCCGAAGAGCGGCTTCCGCGAGAAGACCGGCAGGATCTCCGAGATGATGCCGAAGGCCGGCATGATCAGGATGTACACCTCCGGGTGCCCGAAGATCCAGAAGAGGTGCTGCCACAGGATCGGATCGCCGCCGCCCGACGGCACGAAGAAGTGGGTGCCGAAGAAGCGGTCGAACATGAGCATGATGAGCGCGACCGTGATCACCGGGAAGGCGAGCAGCAACAGCACCTGCGTGATGAAGCTCATCCAGCAGAACATCGGCATCCGCATGAGCTTCATGCCGGGCGCCCTGAGGTTCATGATCGTGACGAAGAAGTTGACCGCCGCCGCGAGCGACGCCACACCCAGGATCTGGAGACCCATGAGCCAGAAGTCCACATTGGGCCCCGGCGAGTACTGCCGCGACGTGAGGTTGGCGTAGCCGAACCAGCCCTGGTTCGGGGCGGCGCCGAACAGGAAGCTCACGTTGAGGAAAAGGCCGCCCAGAAGGAAGACCCAGTAGCTGAACGCGTTCAACCGGGGAAAGGCCACGTCCCGCGCGCCGATCATGAGCGGGATCATG comes from Gemmatimonadales bacterium and encodes:
- the ctaD gene encoding cytochrome c oxidase subunit I; this encodes MATTVVGQETHAAGAAYGEKTGLWSWLTTVDHKRIGILYGTTAFCFFLLGGLEALLIRFQLVKANNTLVSPDFYNQLFTMHGTTMIFLAIMPLSAMFFNFMIPLMIGARDVAFPRLNAFSYWVFLLGGLFLNVSFLFGAAPNQGWFGYANLTSRQYSPGPNVDFWLMGLQILGVASLAAAVNFFVTIMNLRAPGMKLMRMPMFCWMSFITQVLLLLAFPVITVALIMLMFDRFFGTHFFVPSGGGDPILWQHLFWIFGHPEVYILIMPAFGIISEILPVFSRKPLFGYAAMVFSGVFIAFIGFGVWSHHMFSTGMGPIADTFFALATMLIAIPTGVKIFNWIGTIWGGSIQYKTPMYFALAFIAMFIMGGLSGVMHAVAPHDLQQTDTYFVVAHFHYVMFGGSIFALTAGAYYWWPKMFGRMLDERLGKIHFWLMFIGFNVTFFPMHFLGLLGQPRRTYTYQAGLGFDWLNQLETVGAVILFFAFLTFLINVIKTWRRPATAPADPWNGATLEWSLPSPPQEWNFAEVPVVHSRDPLWERKRERGGPLPEPLRVSGQGIHLPAPSFWPAVAAVGVMGLFLGIMLSPKVGPWAIFVGVSVLFFGVFNWIFEPSYTSIPGVGGRPRAGHH